The Phaenicophaeus curvirostris isolate KB17595 chromosome 27, BPBGC_Pcur_1.0, whole genome shotgun sequence DNA window GACTGATTGAGTATGGATGAACACGGGTGACAACTGCCTGGGTTTGCACCTCATTGGAACGCACAGGAGCATCGCGGCAGAGACGCACTTGTATGGGAACAGGTTGGGTTGCTCGTCGAGCGCTGGGGTACGGTTAGTCATCGCCAACTGGAAGTGTAAAAAGTAACCTCACAGGGTCTGTGTCAATCGTCTCTCGAAGGGCTTCACATCAACCAGGCTCAGTTAACACAGAAAAGATGTTCAGTTGCttggttgtttggtttgtaACTGCCAGCCTGAGAAACAGGAGGTGTAAAACCttccagcagaaaggagaaaacgtttctgctccttctccctatgCACCTTCCTAGTGTGTTCTATACGGATACTTTGCAGGTGATACGTATGAGATACAGAACATTATAGCTTGGCTTATGAAATTGCTCTTATGGCTCCCAGATCTTCAGCAAATGGGCAAATAAATTGGAGCGAGAGAGGGAATAAGATGCACATACACCAAGCAAAGCAAATACCAAAATGAGAGAGCAGCAGTCTGCTAACTGGATGGTGAGAGCCAAAATCGTAAGCATGCAGTTATTTTAGAAGCCCTTGCCAACAGACTAAATAGAATACCATAGGCCAGGTGTCAGTGATTATAATCCCACTGATGCCAAGAGAGTTGCTCCCATTTCCAGGAAGCCTGACTTTGGCTCCCTCTTTGTAGCACAAGAAATAATTCATGAAGGATGGAGCTAAAAAAGCAGCCACACAAACTGCTCCTGAACTCCCCTACTTGCGGTATAAAAACTCGACACCAGGCAGCTCTCGTACGCCTGTGATGCTTTGTTCCACACTAGAAATCTCACTGAAGTTAAAGCCTCCCCTGCTCACGTGCGTAGAAATAAAGAACCTGTGCTAACACCTAAGCGTGTTATTTCATGGCCAGTTCCCACCCAGCAAACAAGTGGTTTATAGATGAGATGAGCTGGATACTCACCTGACCTTGAGCCACACTCGGAAACTGCTCAAAGTCATCAACTACCCGCAACAGAGTATGCTCAGGCATCCTTCCTCAGTTAAAACACAACTAAGccattatttctttcctgaaaggcATAATTTTCAGGCACTGTAGCTGCTCACAGGTACGTGGGGACAGACATGTGAAAGCAGACTATCACTAAAAAACTAAACCCCATAAACTCATAAGCAATGAATTCTGACAGCTGTCCTGCCTTCATTTTGATAACAAAACACTTTTCCCCTCTAAGTGGTTCATTTTTGGGAGAAACCTCAGCCTGAGCACAGAAAGAGCAGTTCAGACCCAGAAAAGCATGGGGCTGAGCTACATCTCACTTGTACACAATGATAGTTCTCCCTCAAGTACACACATCTGGGTAAATTAGTAAATAATGAgatgctgccttttcttttttcccccagacgTAAAACCTTTCCACAGTTGAAGATGCTACAAGGATTTTTTCCTTGCCATTTTTAAGTGCTGTACAGTGCATATCTATCCTTTTACAAGTGGAACCTTGTAGCTATGGAGACGAAGAATGTTAAATCCAAGCTGAAGATGGTATTTCAATGGGGGCTTAGGACTGCTGCATGTGCCTTCAATCatttgctgctttctgcctCCTGAAGTCCTCTGCACTAATAGGTGATGCATACGGTCCTGAAGCACCACGCAGACACTGTGCACGTTTTATCAGTCACAGCCTGGGACAGCATCAGCCTGTTCGTAGTCTTACTGATTTACACCATAACCAAGGATCCCACAGACAACACGATAAACAGCTGAGTTCTATAAAACTGCGCATCAGCTTAACTTAACCTGCTCAGAGTAAAGGAATAAAAGTGTTCTGGTACTGCAGTAGCACCTGGAAACCAGGCGAACTGGGGTCCCCTTGTGTTTAATGCTGTGTGTAACAATCAATATGGACAACAAGACATTACGCCACACTAACCTTCTGTTACTACTCCTGGTGGGACTCTTCAGCTTCTTACTTGTCTATCATAATCCAAATAACCCAAATTTCAGCCTCCCAAACAACATCACATATTCCCTATCTTCTGTGCACTATGATCATGATCCAAATTCCATTACAGATTATGGGTTCATTACATGGACTTTCAGTTACGTCTTCCATATCATCTTGGAAGATGACGTTCTATTTTAAAACAGGGTTTTATTCAAGCTAATGAAACTTCAATGGTGTTCAACTTGAGCATGAAGGGAGAGCACCTTTCAGATTAAATTAATGCTCCTTCTGACAGCCagtgaaaattcaaaataacttGTTAGCATCTCTTACTTTCCATTTGTGCtgctaacaggaaaaaaaacccacaactttaTTCATGTGATACTGGTAGAGATGAGAATGGTAGGACAGGTGGGTTTCTGTTTAGAAGACAACACTGCCCCAGAGAAAGCAACCCTGAAACACACACTTTTTGTTTGGCTTCCCCTTAGCCCCATGGTCCAAAATCAGCTAAGGATTTCAGGTGCCAAACATGAAATACCTTGAAGATGCCCTACTGTCAGAAAGTGAAAACATccacttttaaaaattcaggaTCCTTAAAATCCACTTCTAAAAAATAAGGATGCTGAACTGCAGCCTGCTCAATGCTGCTCATCTTTAACACCCTTTTATTCTACCTGGCTGTCAAAGACATTGGTCAAATTGAATTGTCAAACCCATTTTCACCAATGGATATGAATAGATTTCAACAGGCACATGAAGCATTCTCAGGTAGGATTGTCCACAACCAAGGAAGCAAAATCAACCGTGGTCCCCTGGTAGCACATCAGCCACAGGATTAACACATACTGGAATGTAACGGCATTGACGAGTAAAAACGTTTCTTACAGACACATTAACAGAGTCATTGACAGCAATggaaaaatacagtgttttctCATCAAAGCTGAACAACAGACAACAGAAGCACTGAGAGCTTTTGCCATTTGTATTTCTCAACTTGCTGAGTCAAAGTCATAGCACGGCCTTAAGTGCCTGAAACTATTAACTCCAACACAGTGGTCTCTCAAGCTAAGCCTTCACTGATCActaatttgaaacaaaataaaccccaagAATCCCCACCTTCCAACCCAGATATCTGCAATGTTTGCCTTGGGGCCTTCACATGGCTCAAGCTCTTCAGAAGATCCAGCAAGGCTGGTGTGATCCTGCTTTCCCAGGAAATGAGACGCACGTCTAGTTCCAGGGTTGTGCTGCAGCCCTGTTGTGCCCCGGCTTACTCTTGAACCAgacaaaaattcaaaaaaaaaaagaaatctttgacATTCTCTTTAAATAGGCCACAAACCCCTCAAGATTTGACATGGGGTCTTGAGTAAAGAGGTCAccgtatttatttttaaaacagaaaagatccTTAAAATCCTCTGTTTCTACTATCAAAAATGGGACACTCGTAGCCACTGCTAATAAAATAGGtgcaaacagaaagagaatGCCTTTATCATAGCTGTTTACTTCCacttaatctgttttttttctaagtatgAATTATCAAAGTAATCACCATCATTTTCCTGCCTGTTGTTAATGAGGCAACCTTTCATCCTGAGCAAACCCAAAAgcgaaaaaaaacaaaccaaaaaaagtttCATTAATCTTTCTAGTGTTTAGAGATACACCTCAAGAGCTTCAAACATTTACCtctccttcccagcagctgaaATGGTTTTAGGAGGATCATGGTTCATACCTCGCATTCCCTGGAGCCAGAGATGGTATAGGTGCAGGGCCCAGATCCATTGACCGATACATCCATGGTCTCAGAGTTTGTTGGCTTGTAGTCCACGTAATACTCCTGTAAAGGGGAGTTCATTTGCCTTTCAGACTCTCGGGCCTTTTTCCTGCGCCTCTTCATGAGAgagtgctgctggagctgcttcaTGCTGGCTGGGTAGCGCTTCCACGACACGTAGATAACCAACAGAATCATGGCCACGGAAAGAAAGAGGGCCACGCTCCCGGCGATTATTTTGTGAAAGGAAACGTGCTCGTACTCTGGTTCCACTCCTGGGGTCGGGAGCTCTGCAGAAGGACTTGGCATGACCGACGTTGGCTGATTGCTTTCAAGTTTGGCAATAGTGGGTTTAGGAATGAAGACGGGTCTCTGGGGGGTTTTGGGTGCCTGGTATGATCTTTCAGTGACCACCACCTGGATCTCAGCACAGATATTATATGTTTCCACAGCATCGCTCACTTTTTCACCCTGGATATGTTTAGGGCCTGCGCATATCATAGtgctttctttatttccctTGAAATTCTTAAGCCAAGTAAACAGAGGGCAAATGCTTCGAGTACATTCCCACATATTTCCAGACAGAGTGATGGAGATGAGCGAGATCCATGTATTGATGGTCTCCTGAGAGATGTTGGTGAGTTTGTTGGAATCCAGGTTCAGCTTTTGCAGGTTGGGAAGGCACTGGAAGGTCCCAGGCTCTATCCCTGCAATGTCATTTCCTGATAAATCCAAGTTGTGCAAAGAACTCCAAGTCCACGTTAACCCTTGGCTAATAGACCGGATCCTATTCCACTGCAAATAAATCGAGCGAAGGTTGAAGAGGCGTGGAAAGTGGGCAAAATTGATCTTAGAAAACTGGTTATGCTCCAAGTGGAGCTCTGTCAACTTCAAAAGGCCAGCGAAAGCATTACGGGATAAGCTCCGCAGGCGGTTGTAGCCCAAATCCAGAAAGTCAAGGTTTCGGCAGTCCTGGAAAACTCGGATCGGCACAGTTTTCAGCGAGTTAGACCGTAAATGCAAGATCAAGAGTTTACGAAGGCCCTTGAACTGCTCCGACTGCAACACCTGCAACTTGTTGTAAGACAGGTCCAGATTGCGGAGGTTGGGGACCGGGTGAAACGTTTTGTTGTGCAGATGGGTAATTTTGTTGGAGCTTAGAATTAATTCCTTCAGCCTGCGGATCCCCTGAAATGCATCCTCATCCACAGAGCTGATGTAATTATGGTCAAGATAAAGCCATATGAGCTGATTCAGGCCCGCAAACTGATTTGATTTAAGCTTCTGAATGCTGTTGTACCGTAACGATAAGCCTTGAGACCCTCCAGAAATATTCTGAGGGATGTCTCTGAATGCATGAGATTCGCAGTACACAATCTTGCCATCGCATCTGCAGTTCTTGGGGCAAGCTCGCTGAGCCCCCGCAAGCAGAACAAACAGCACCATAGGAAGCAGCACTATCACCACACTCATGCCTCTCAGCTGCTTAATTAAATGGAAACCtacaatattaaaaagaaaacaaatgggcATTGTaaagctattaaaataaatcGCCGGCAGATTACGAACATCAGTGGGGTTTCTAATAGAGCAGTAGTGAAGCAGTGGATTTGAAGACAACCTGTTCGCCTCCTGCCTTGCACTTTTTGTTGTGCAAATGCCTCTCTTTTGACTTTCTGTTCACCATCTCTCCTACCCCCACCCATCACCACTGCTACTCTTGTTATTCAATTACTTTGGTGTGATTTATGATGCCTGAGAAGGACCAAAAGCCTGTTCTctatttgcttttctcctgtaCATCATCTCTCAATGTAGCTGGTATATCCTTATCGCTAGATGCTGAGGTTTTAACAATAAACATATTTGTCAAGTCACTGTGCTGAATGCTCCATAGTGCTGGAGAGGAAATGAGCCAAAGCTTCTGGGATTTACGTGCTGCTAAACGTGTTCTTTAATAAAAGCAATTCCAAGCccatttcccttaaaaaaaaaaatattgtaaaatgtGAGAACTCTACTTATCATAAAGTTTGATCCATCTTCAAAATGGATATTGTAAAATCAAACAGTAAGCAAAAAGTTTGCTTTTTGCACCGAGTGATTTGGGTTTAAGAGAAGGCTGACGTAGGTCACCTCATCATTTTTACATATCTAAAATAAAGAGACGCACAGAGATAAGTTCAACCATACAGAGGAGGATGCTATGTAACACTGGTATGGGACCTCAGCACCAAGAGAAGGGTAGAAGACatatttctttaaacagaaTCACGATCTTAGCACAAATTAATTTAACTACATGTAGCTGTGAATACCTGAGCACTTATTATTCTGCATATGCATTACATACTCTATGAACACCTAGACACAAATACTTACATATAAACACTCCTTTAGGAGCAGCAAAGTTTAAAAGGGTCTATTTCTATTTCAActcccctctctcttccccaaCAATACAGGTTTTTAGATCTTTGAGATGTCAAATTTATCACATAGTAGCAATGCTCTTAGGTGAGGACAGCTACATTTTCCATATTCTTTGTGTCATTATAAAAGGGAGTGGAAGGGTTGGCAGAAAATCCAACACACGCTTTCCTTAGCCTGGAATAATTTTAGGACTGGTGCCCCTGTGCAGAGTTGCAACCTTGCTAAGAATTAAAATGCAGTCTTTTCAACAGGGAATTTTTTTAAGAGCTGGTATCTCCTCGATAAATAATTACTTTCTTTATGTGacacacacaaaagcaaccCTGTGCTGCAGTTATTTAATCAAATCCTAAACCAAGGTGCAATCTGCAGAATAATTCCTAATCTAAAATGCCTGTAACTGTGTCTCTCACTTTAATGGttagatttttaatttaaatcctCATCTTTTGCTACTGCCTATGTGCCAGCTAGAAATATGTTCTGGCTGTTACAGacttgggggctgggggggaggagggagggaaataaACCTGtcacacttgaaaaaaataagactggCAAATGACTGCTGGAAAATCCAGCAGGAATATTAGGGGTATCTTTTCAGAGACCAAACGAGCCTTTTCAAAACCACCTCTATGAGAAATCACCCCCTCCCCTTGGCTTCCCACATACTGCAAAGTGTTACCAGTCCTTTCT harbors:
- the LRRTM4 gene encoding leucine-rich repeat transmembrane neuronal protein 4 isoform X3, translating into MGFHLIKQLRGMSVVIVLLPMVLFVLLAGAQRACPKNCRCDGKIVYCESHAFRDIPQNISGGSQGLSLRYNSIQKLKSNQFAGLNQLIWLYLDHNYISSVDEDAFQGIRRLKELILSSNKITHLHNKTFHPVPNLRNLDLSYNKLQVLQSEQFKGLRKLLILHLRSNSLKTVPIRVFQDCRNLDFLDLGYNRLRSLSRNAFAGLLKLTELHLEHNQFSKINFAHFPRLFNLRSIYLQWNRIRSISQGLTWTWSSLHNLDLSGNDIAGIEPGTFQCLPNLQKLNLDSNKLTNISQETINTWISLISITLSGNMWECTRSICPLFTWLKNFKGNKESTMICAGPKHIQGEKVSDAVETYNICAEIQVVVTERSYQAPKTPQRPVFIPKPTIAKLESNQPTSVMPSPSAELPTPGVEPEYEHVSFHKIIAGSVALFLSVAMILLVIYVSWKRYPASMKQLQQHSLMKRRRKKARESERQMNSPLQEYYVDYKPTNSETMDVSVNGSGPCTYTISGSRECEV
- the LRRTM4 gene encoding leucine-rich repeat transmembrane neuronal protein 4 isoform X2, with the translated sequence MGFHLIKQLRGMSVVIVLLPMVLFVLLAGAQRACPKNCRCDGKIVYCESHAFRDIPQNISGGSQGLSLRYNSIQKLKSNQFAGLNQLIWLYLDHNYISSVDEDAFQGIRRLKELILSSNKITHLHNKTFHPVPNLRNLDLSYNKLQVLQSEQFKGLRKLLILHLRSNSLKTVPIRVFQDCRNLDFLDLGYNRLRSLSRNAFAGLLKLTELHLEHNQFSKINFAHFPRLFNLRSIYLQWNRIRSISQGLTWTWSSLHNLDLSGNDIAGIEPGTFQCLPNLQKLNLDSNKLTNISQETINTWISLISITLSGNMWECTRSICPLFTWLKNFKGNKESTMICAGPKHIQGEKVSDAVETYNICAEIQVVVTERSYQAPKTPQRPVFIPKPTIAKLESNQPTSVMPSPSAELPTPGVEPEYEHVSFHKIIAGSVALFLSVAMILLVIYVSWKRYPASMKQLQQHSLMKRRRKKARESERQMNSPLQEYYVDYKPTNSETMDVSVNGSGPCTYTISGSRECEVPHHMKTLPYYSYDQPVIGYCQAHKPLHVNKGYDTMSREQAETTNLELSRDHSFIATIARSAAPAIYIERIPN
- the LRRTM4 gene encoding leucine-rich repeat transmembrane neuronal protein 4 isoform X1, which encodes MGFHLIKQLRGMSVVIVLLPMVLFVLLAGAQRACPKNCRCDGKIVYCESHAFRDIPQNISGGSQGLSLRYNSIQKLKSNQFAGLNQLIWLYLDHNYISSVDEDAFQGIRRLKELILSSNKITHLHNKTFHPVPNLRNLDLSYNKLQVLQSEQFKGLRKLLILHLRSNSLKTVPIRVFQDCRNLDFLDLGYNRLRSLSRNAFAGLLKLTELHLEHNQFSKINFAHFPRLFNLRSIYLQWNRIRSISQGLTWTWSSLHNLDLSGNDIAGIEPGTFQCLPNLQKLNLDSNKLTNISQETINTWISLISITLSGNMWECTRSICPLFTWLKNFKGNKESTMICAGPKHIQGEKVSDAVETYNICAEIQVVVTERSYQAPKTPQRPVFIPKPTIAKLESNQPTSVMPSPSAELPTPGVEPEYEHVSFHKIIAGSVALFLSVAMILLVIYVSWKRYPASMKQLQQHSLMKRRRKKARESERQMNSPLQEYYVDYKPTNSETMDVSVNGSGPCTYTISGSRECEGLPGSGDISHKGFELSAPIFLHPSKVPHHMKTLPYYSYDQPVIGYCQAHKPLHVNKGYDTMSREQAETTNLELSRDHSFIATIARSAAPAIYIERIPN